One genomic region from Terriglobales bacterium encodes:
- a CDS encoding YbaY family lipoprotein, whose translation MRERAGILACSLALLIISQFVSGQEKAGKITGTVAYRERVALPPNAMLTIRMEDVSKQDVGATLIAGTAFSANGRQVPIPFELSYNPAKISQKGRYVVRANVDVDGELLFTTTQPYPVLNDGASNEVNVMMKMVAYPPPGFTPAGTEGPAAPLMGTEWKLTELGGETFEAPAEGRAVPTLILNKKDKRISGSAGCNRMMGTFTMQGDGLRFGKVATTMMACPEPAMSVEKKFLEALNSTDSYRIDGDTLELRQKDKVLARFKAQPKAQAKKS comes from the coding sequence GTGCGGGAAAGAGCCGGGATCCTGGCGTGTAGCCTGGCGCTGTTGATAATTTCGCAATTTGTATCTGGCCAGGAAAAGGCCGGCAAGATCACCGGCACGGTAGCCTATCGCGAACGCGTGGCGCTTCCACCCAACGCTATGCTGACGATCCGCATGGAAGATGTCTCCAAGCAGGATGTGGGGGCCACGCTCATTGCAGGGACGGCTTTTTCTGCGAATGGCCGGCAAGTGCCGATTCCCTTCGAGCTTTCCTACAACCCGGCGAAGATCTCGCAGAAGGGTCGTTACGTAGTGCGCGCCAACGTGGACGTGGATGGGGAGTTGCTGTTCACGACCACGCAGCCTTACCCGGTGCTGAACGATGGGGCGAGCAACGAAGTCAATGTCATGATGAAGATGGTGGCCTATCCTCCTCCGGGATTCACGCCCGCAGGTACGGAAGGTCCGGCAGCGCCATTGATGGGAACGGAATGGAAGCTGACCGAGCTCGGGGGTGAGACGTTTGAGGCTCCAGCCGAGGGCCGCGCGGTGCCTACGCTCATTCTTAACAAGAAGGATAAGCGCATCTCCGGGTCGGCCGGGTGCAACCGCATGATGGGCACGTTCACGATGCAGGGCGATGGTTTGCGGTTTGGCAAAGTGGCGACAACCATGATGGCCTGTCCGGAGCCGGCCATGAGCGTGGAAAAGAAATTCCTCGAGGCCCTGAACTCCACGGATAGCTATCGCATCGACGGCGACACGTTGGAGCTTCGGCAGAAAGATAAGGTGCTGGCGAGGTTTAAAGCGCAGCCCAAAGCGCAAGCGAAGAAGTCGTAG
- a CDS encoding STAS domain-containing protein, whose amino-acid sequence MLEYALRQSKDVTIVDLTGPITLGELLAYGRESGRTSTDAPRPKVIGEIVRQILKQGGRKILLNLTNVTYIDSSGIGELVGAFTSVQLQGGQLRLLNPAVRVVNILRLTSIDSLFPGVSTHEEAAIQSFSEA is encoded by the coding sequence ATGCTCGAATACGCGCTTCGGCAGAGCAAAGATGTAACCATCGTCGACTTGACGGGTCCCATCACTCTAGGTGAATTGCTGGCGTATGGTCGGGAAAGCGGCCGTACCAGCACAGATGCTCCGCGGCCGAAGGTGATTGGGGAGATCGTCCGCCAAATACTCAAACAGGGAGGACGCAAGATTCTGCTCAACCTGACGAATGTCACCTATATCGACAGCTCTGGCATCGGGGAGTTGGTAGGCGCATTCACCAGCGTCCAGCTCCAGGGCGGCCAGCTCAGACTACTGAATCCCGCCGTCAGGGTGGTGAATATTCTGCGCCTTACCAGCATCGACAGCCTGTTCCCGGGGGTTTCGACACACGAGGAGGCCGCGATCCAGTCGTTTTCCGAGGCCTGA